The stretch of DNA GGTAACCTCATGGGTATCAGTAGTTTCTGTAAGACACACTGGGGTAATCAGTGGGCTCCTGCTGGTCAACCAATTGAACAGCCATCCACGAGCCAGTCAATGGTTAGCGATGATCATCGAAATCAAATAATGACGTTCGATCATCAGCTACATCAACAAATTCAGCAGCAATTATCTGTTGAACAATTGCAACTCTTGACTCAACTTCAAGTAAAtgaacaaacaaacaaaaaccTTCCCCAAATTACAAAGTTCTAATTCTTGttcctttctttcttcttttcttttcttttgggggcctcttttgttgttgttgtgtgtAGAATCAACAAAATCAATCTCTATCCATGATTCCAACATCATCAATTGATCAACAACATCTCTCAAATAATATAACATCTCTCGCATCGTCCCTTGCCCTCGCCCAGCAACCGGGGCAGGTGCAGCAGTCGCAGTTAATGACACAACTGCCGGCAACATTGGATCTGCAGCAGCAACAAAATTTGTCTGGTGATGCCCAACAGCAGACAAAGTTTGTCTTCAATGTTGACATTGAGAAGCAATCGCCGGCACTGCAGTTGCTGTTCCAAATGCCAccgcaacagcagcagcagcagcagcaacagcaaatGCAACAAGCAGCTGGGTCAACCATCATTTCCAGCCCAATTCAGCAACAATttcagcagcaacagcagcaaatCATTGCGTCGCAAATTGCCCAAACGCAGACGAGTGGTTTGCTAAGTGGACAGGGTGTTGATCTTCAGCAATCCATCCAACAGGTCCAGCTGCCGTcgaatttaacaattttgcaaCCACATCAAATACTTTCAAAGGCCCAACAAATGCAGAATTGTTCTCAAAGCTCAcaagtaaaaattcttttctatctgactaaaatctgaataaaaataaacaaacaaaataatcCTTTGCAGGCTGTTGCAACGCAAACCCAACAATTGCCGTCGGGTGCATCAATGACAGCTGTTACGGCATTAGCCCAACAACATCAGCAAAATCTCAACAATATCATCCCAAGCCCCACACTTGAGGGTACAGTGCAAACACCAACATCAGCGGTACCGGCGGTGGCATCGTCCGTTGCCATCTCAACTGCTGTGAAAACGAATGGAATTGTTGCGGGTGGAGGTAAGAAAGGATCTGATAAAACATCTCGCAAGGAGAGCAAACGGTATTCGGTAGCAAGACAAGCTCCTGCCGGTAGTCAAGTAGGATTTAATTTTGACGCTTCAGGTACAACATTTGTTAATCCACaagatttttatattatttttgtttctttattcTTGACATTTCGctcattttgcattatttgaattgattttttaatttgttaaatttattaatcaattctcttttcctttttcttcttccattttGTGGCTGTTCTGGAATTGGAACAACTTCAGGTGCAGCAGCAcagcaacagcaacaacaGTGCGCTGTACAGGGAGCAAGTCCACCGGATAAGACGATTGATGTGGATTCAGAGACAGATTCAAATCACGATACAGCCCTTACGCTGGCATGTGCTGGAGGGCATGAGGATTTGGTGGAATTGCTGATAAGTCGGGGTGCAAATATTGAGCATAGAGACAAGAAGGGGTTCACACCGCTCATCCTTGCGGCAACGGCGGGTCATGATAAAGTTGTTGAGGCACTGCTTAAGTACGGAGCGGAGATGGAGGCACAGTCGGAGAGGACAAAGGATACTCCACTGTCGCTTGCCTGCTCTGGCGGGAGGTACGAAGTTGTGGAACTTCTACTTAATATTGGGGCGAATAAGGAGCACCGAAATGTGTCTGATTATACGCCACTGAGTCTTGCCGCAAGTGGGGGGTATGTGAATATAATAAAACTACTCCTGAGTCATGGTGCGGAGATAAATTCGCGCACTGGCAGCAAATTGGGGATCTCCCCGCTAATGCTGGCCGCAATGAATGGACATACTCAAGCTGTGAAACTCCTCCTTGATATGGGTTCCGATATAAATGCCCAAATTGAGACAAATCGCAACACTGCCCTGACGCTGGCGTGCTTCCAGGGGCGCCATGAAGTGGTGAATTTGCTGTTGGAACGTAAAGCAAATGTTGAGCATCGCGCAAAGACGGGCCTCACGCCACTCATGGAGGCAGCAAGTGGGGGCTACATCGATGTGGGACGCGTGCTGCTGGACAAGGGGGCCGATGTGAATGCTGCTCCTGTTCCATCCTCCCGAGATACAGCTCTCACAATTGCCGCCGATAAGGGACATGTGAAGTTTGTGGAACTTCTCCTGTACCGCGGTGCAGCTGTGGAGGTGAAGAACAAGAAAGGTAATTCCCCCCTATGGCTAGCTGCAAATGGTGGGCACTTGGCAGTTGTTGAGATCCTCTATGCACACGACGCTGACATTGATTCACAAGATAATCGCAAAGTCTCCTGCCTCATGGCAGCATTCCGCAAGGGGCACACAAAGGTTGTCAAATGGATGGTGAACCATGTCACGCAATTCCCATCTGATCAGGAAATGACGCGATATATTTCGACTGTGAGTGATAAGGAGTTGCTGGATAAATGTCATGAATGTGTCAAGGTCATCCGGGCGGCAAAGGAAGCGCAGGCAGTGAAGGCAAATAAGAATGCCTCAATTCTCCTCGAGGAATTGGATATGGAGAAGAATCGGGAGGAGAGTCGAAAGGCAGCTGCTGCGAGGAGGCGTGAgcggaagaagaagaagaagctggagaagaaggaggaaaagaGAAAGCTCAATGAACCCAAGAATGCCCAGGATGATAAGGATGATGATAAAGATGACGAGAGTGATGGGGAGAAGGATGAATCAAGCCCTGAGAATGTTCCGCCACACGATAAGGAGGAAGGAGATTCGGGAATTGATGCCAATAGCCAAGGGTCGTGCTCAAGTGCCGATGTAAAGTCGAGCAATCTCATGGAGAAGCAGAGTAAGTTGACGAAGGCGAagaagaggaaggaaaaaacgGCAACTGTTCAGCCGCAACCGTCAACGTCACAACCGCAAATTGTGCGATCAAAGAGCCCACCTCCCAATCCCATTGATTTGGTGGTGAAGAACAAGCGAGAAGAGAGTGTGATTAAGAGTACGAAGAATCCCAAGGATGTGGCGAGAGAAATGCGTGAGCAGAGGGATGCAAAGAGGGAGATTAAGCAGGAAGGACGACGTGAGGAGATCAAAATGCCCGAGCAGGCGGCAAAGAGATCAGTTGAGAAGGAGAATCTTGCACCACGTGAGGAGTTCAGATCGAAGAATCAGCGAGGAGAGAAGAAATCTGAGTATGCTAGTAGTTTAGCGGCAAGTCGTGAGAGTGGTGGAGCGCAGAAAAGTGCATCCCAACCGATTCAGCCGAATGGAGCTGATGGGGCGTCCGGAAGTCGCAAAGTTGTCTACTTCCCGCGACATTTGTCCGATCATGAGATAATTGAGTCAACATCATCGTCATATAGCATGAAGAGTGGCAAGAATTCCTCCAAGAGTCATTCCCATGATGATTCATCGAAGAATTCCAGCAGCATGAAACAAGCGGGGAAACGCGAAGAAGGTTGGAAGGAGGTGGTTCGCAAGAGTTCCGTGCAACAGCAGGTGTCATCACTGAGTGAGCCGAGTTGCAAGAAGATTGCCGTACCGACGCATGCTATATCACGCGTTATCGGACGCGGTGGGAGCAATATAAATGCAATAAGAGCTGCCACCGGTGCTCATATTGAAGTTGAGAAGCAGAGCAAATCCCAATGTGATCGATGGATCACAATAAAGGGATCAGCGGATGCAACAAGACAAGCGCACTCTCTCATTGGGACCCTCATAAAGGATCCCGATGTTGATATTCTGCAAATTCTGCAGAAGGTCAATTCGAATGTGAAACCCGTTCCACCGTCCCCATCAATTGGTCCGATTGGATACTGGGGCGAGAAACCACCGACTACAACGGCATCGAGCAGCTACACCGCTTCCACATCTATCGCTACAACGTCGTCGAGTGCAGTTCAGATTAAGACAACGAGTATGGCGAAGCAACAGATTGCCAACTCATCAAAGCAGATTCCCGCGAGTGCTGCCTCCTCGGTTGTTACCACAAAGATAATGTCCTCATCGGCATCGACGGCAAATACTTCGCGTACTGCTCAATCGAAGGTGTATCAGTCGAGTCATCAGCAGAGTCGATCTGGTGGTGCTATCTCCAGCAATGCCGGGAATACATCGCGTTCCAATCCCGAAATTCTCAAACGTCCCGTCGTCTCGAGCGCCGTGAGTGTCTCCAGCGGTAGCAATACCACAAAGACCACCATGTCCTTCACGGGGGCCATTATGTCGCTCAAATCGACGACAACGAAGAACATAACACCAGCTATGAGTATGTCCGGGCCACCGGGAACATTTGCCTCGAAACTCCTGACGAGCCAGGCGAGTGATGCTAAGAAGGTCATGACATCCAGCGTGACAACAATTGTCACATCAACATCAACTCTCATGGCGAGTAGTGCGGCCCAGCAATCAGCTGCCCCCGCCAGTGTTGTGCAAATGAGTCCCAAGCACCACAGTGTGAGTGCCAATAGTCAAAACCTGCCGGCACCGTTTGCCAATACGCCGCAACAAGCACCGCCGAATGTGGGTGTTATTGGTTCGAATGCAAAGCCACCGCCATTCTCGCAGGCGACCATTGAAACGGCCACATCGAGCATTGGCAATGCAAATGGACCACCGCGTTCCATCACACCAATTGGTCCGCCAATAGCGAGGAATGTAACACAATCACCGCTTCTGCAGAAGCAACAAGCACTGCCTGTGTCGTCGTCCATGTCAGACACGAGTCTCGCTGTGGGATCAGCAATACATCAGAGTGGCAACACTGGTGCCGGTGGTAGCGGTAGTACGGCAAGTAGCATTGCTGCGCAGCTTCAGACGAAGATAAGTCAGCTGCACGGTGCCCAGGCGCATGAGTATTCGCTCTTCAATGACAACTACGGGAGTCAGTGGGAGAGTAAGCAGATGTACAACAATGTTGCACCACTGCAGGCGGATGCATCCAAAGCACCTGGGTATCGTGGGAATACCGTCAGTAGTCCAGTTAGCATAAAGACGAGCAGTCAATCCATCACACCACCATCAACTGGGCACCATCTCAGTGTGGCACCGTCAACGGGGAATGCTGCTACGACTCTCATCACCACCGCCACGGGTACTGCACAATCGCAAACGTCGCAAAATCTCTCCGGGGCTTCGGTTCAGGTGACACCGTCTGCTCAGGTGTACGATCTATCGCAGTCAGCTTCAAGCGGCGGTAGTGGTGTCTCCATAATTAAACCACCAACAACGCAGACAATTCAACCACCACCGCCGTCAAATTTGGCCGTGCAGCGTCCAATTATGAGCAACATGTCACAAGTAAGCCAACACACAAAGAATTTCCCTTCTTCACTCAAGAACAATTCTCAAtcgaataattttctcaaggtCCGACCTGTGGGCTCCCAGATGGATTCATATTCGAGTGGTGTACAAGCACCCGTTGGCAGTGGTGCAGGAGCACGTCAGAATCTATTTGACAACCTGCAGTCGCAATCCTCGATGAATGCAAGTGGAACGAGCGGAAGTAGTGCATCGTCGTCGCAGCATATGCTCAACTACAGCCAAAATTCCGATGCCAGCCACCCACCGCCGTTCCAGCATCTCGGACTCGGTGCTGGGAATCCCCTTCATATGTCGCGTCTCAATCCCCGTGCCACGGTCTTTTCTTCGatgcagcaacagcagcagcaggcTCCGCCACAGCCGCAGCAACAAGTGTCGCAGGCATCAAAGTCGacgcagcagcaacagcagcagcatccGAATCAATTTGGGAATATCTTCCAGCAGAATCAGGGCACAGCCGGTGGGGCACCTGGCGGGGGAAATAGTGGCGGTGGCAGTATGAGTGGGCAGTACAGCAAGATGCCACCACTTGCATCGTACAACCCAACACCAGGACGTCCTCAATCGCAGCCACAGCCACAgacgcagcagcagcaacctGGGTCTCAGGGGCAGGTTAATAACAATGGACGCTGGTACGATTTATCCCATCTGCCGTCACCGCGGGAGATCCTCAACATGGAGAATGGATTCACGCTCAATTTGGGCTCACCGTCCTCCATGTCTCCCAATAATCCACCCCAAGCCACGACAAATGGTGTGCTGTCCAATCAAACGGCGGACGATAGTAGGAAGATGCCGCGACCAATTGGCACAGAACGTGCCAGCTGGAAGTACGGGTACAACTCGAATGTTGTCACGCAGAATCAACCGCCGCAAATGCCAATGGAGATGGATAATTCGGGACAAATGCACCCGTGGATTGTCGATAAGCAGCCATGGATGATGCCCATGCGCAATCAATATGTTCCCACAGATGACCTCCATCCTCACGATCATTTTtcggtgagtttttttctagaaaatttctttttttgaaaagaatttttttatttttggggatttttggGGTTTGTTTTTGggaattattcaaaagaaattagtaatttattgcaaattttaagaaaaaacttgttGAGATTACCAGGGaatgaataatgaaaaaaaagtagaatttcaaacattagaaaggaaatttaaaacgttaaaattgcataaaaaatttcaagagcTGTTTACGAAGAAAATCATCGGAAATGCAGCCCAAGAATAAAAGCACTCCTTTTCTGCTCACTAGCGGCGTTTCGTCAAATTTATTGACATCCTCAGGCTCTATTAAAGGACAAACATTTCTGTCAATACAATTTCAAGTTCacgaaaaaatacaaaattcttcaattctcTCTTCTCAAGCTTAACAAAGAAACTTACAGAGCAAGTACGGAGCACTTATGTCACAAAAACATaaggagaagaataaaaaaccaACGTTAAACACAACATTACTGCGAGCATCTCcatgaaaaacattaaaatattcttgcattaaaataatttaacgtAAAAACTGAGAAATCAAAAGGATTTCCAGCGTTTTCTTTGCTGTTGGAGCTGTGTATTTGAAAGTAATTATCGTTAGGGCTTAATAATGTCAATCTTTATAAATCTCGGCTTctagaatctttttttaaccTTAAAATATTCGCTGGAATACATTTCTCGTAAAGCTCTTGGAGTTTCcagtttttaaaatatctttcagttaaaatatttttattgagtgATGAGGAAGAAATAAGTTTTAATCGTTGGAAATAAgatcaaactttaaaaaaaaacgtcaaacgttaagaaaagaaacataaaactaaaaaaatgcGTCATGCaacagaaaagaaacgtcaaagggtaaatagaaatgtcaaattgaagaaaaaaaacgtcaaacgttagaactgaaatgtcaaacggcaacaaaatgataaatcaaaatacaacgcattaataatttaaacaaatcCCAATaaaaaacgtaagaaaattgaaagaattttatggaaaataaaaaaaaaagtaatttatggATAATTTTTAGAACCTTTTGAATGATTCTTTCAATCCTTCTTCATCTCTATTCTTTACCTGTGTAGTGTGctaaatatttatgcaaaataaaattacatgcGGAGGAGTaagtaaaagaaatgagaaaatggtATAAACTTTagtgaaataatttgatttgggattattttttttcttaaattttaatcttcaaatttaattattttaaaagaaattgcaaaataattctaatGCAATGTTCTCTATTTTCTCGAATGCTGCGgctttcttctttctttttatctttagCACATGCAATTGGACTACCATCATGCTGGAGGTGGAAATGTTGGTCCTACACCgcaaaatatgaatttgatGCAGTCCCTTCAATACACACCCTTTATGCCGCACTCTGCTGATATTGGGCAACTGCCAGATAAAATAGAATCTTGGGAACCGGAAAAACATGTAAGgcatattaaataatttctcatatttttaataattaatttttgaaaaatataaaaaattaaaaatatatttagaaaaatccTATCCCCTTTAGTCGAGAATTTCTTTAGAGTAAAcaagagaatttttgcttCTAGGGCTGGAAATGGACAAATTGAGTTAGGAATGCCGTGAATTTCATCAGATATTTACACATAgtatgaagaaagaaaaaaaacttttcactaTATTCCATagaagaaagttaaaaaaaagaaatgaaatatttctctccCGATTTATTCAACATACATAAACacctttttaattattttgtttctcttcacataagaatgaaaaaaaaaactataatcaACTTCTCACAGAATGTttgctaaaagaattttaggagattgaaaacaaacaaaaaaacaagaatttaatttataaaaccaCAATGAACTTGTCCTGTTTGTCATGATGTTcttaataatacaaaaaaatatcgtaTTGAAGTTTAtacttaaaatgttttctgcTGGAagacttgaaagaaaaaaaaatatattgaaaaagaaaaatgcaccgaaactgttttttttttaagaaaacaaaaaattctctcaaatttctattttttggtTGTTTACATATTTCAAAAATCCCGACATGATATTTTTCTGCTCTTGATgtgttatttttaaagaaaaagaattaacaaaATGCAGCAATAAACTCTTAcagacatgaaaaaaaaacattttagcaaagaaaaagaaaatagacgAACCGAAtggaatattgagaaaaaaaaaacgatgaaaagtgattttaaatgggaaaatctTGTCAAAGTtggaagaataataaattagaggaaaaaacttgcgaattttcattaaaaaaaaagtactttcTAATCCCTTATTTTAACGTAATATCACATACAttctcgaaaaaaaagaattagaaatggtaatagagaaaacaaaaaaattattaaaggaCATGTGAAAGATAGAAGCAACCTTTTGCTGTTaatcattattaaaaaaaaaagaagagaaatgagaagaaaaaaatgatgaaaaagatGTATTAATAAACGTAAATTTAAAGAGATGAAAaggttaaaatgaaaaaaaaaaaacatgaaataaaattaagaaaaattaactataAAGCGCATAGAAAAATAGTTGCATgagtttaaagaaagaaaaaacaattcaaaaaaaaaatctaatgcGAAGATATTTCTTTGTGAAATCTTCTCTTGGAGCTTATGTgggttttattttctctttttttttaattgagtgcttttttttatttttcccccttttatttttttttattctattgtCCCTCCTAAACACCCCCCAACCCCATTCCCAAAAATCGTATAGTTGAGCGtaatttctttgtgaattgagagcgttaaaaaatgaataagaaaaaaaacttagttgtgggattaatttttttgcggACGTGgtgtttttaatttctatattttcctaatttttcttttttttgtttttttaagtatCCGCGCCTTGtagggagattttttttctcgtttttaataataaatgctTCGAACCCTTCGAACGTACTTTTTtcgagatttatttttttttaattttgctctttgctatatttaaaaaaaaagaaaaacaaatattaaaatgacaaatcgaaaatgaatgaaaaaatatttaaaaaaaatattgctgtCGGCTTTGAGTTGTTTTTTGAGAATGTAAAACTTTTTCCCCTCG from Lutzomyia longipalpis isolate SR_M1_2022 chromosome 1, ASM2433408v1 encodes:
- the LOC129787968 gene encoding ankyrin repeat and KH domain-containing protein mask isoform X6 — translated: MQNVGPSDGLKRESKVSVRGSTGRNKMSTPSNKFTSNTSSPTKSDTETFPEFQPRVTDSSESDEESVSEILLACLCLRPDLLVDSFPLDQNDLVEIQGSCSDSCENDDNEDDEEDDEDDEEDEEADVHINDGRPKYLLECDDRDSDQGQHDTKARLEALLEAADEAAQALNRMRSDSSPRDKNLLSRSLIAACTDNDVNAVRRLLGEGNSTINEGTDDGESLLSLACSAGYYELAQVLLAMSAQVEDRGQKNDCTPLMEAASAGHVDIIKLLISHGADVNAQSSTVTPIGNTPLMYACAGGHVAAVQELLANGANVEDHNENGHTPLMEAASAGHVEVAKILLDHGAGINTHSNEFKESALTLACYKGHLDMVRFLLEAGADQEHKTDEMHTALMEASMDGHVEVARLLLDSGAQVNMPTDSFESPLTLAACGGHVDLAMLLIERGANIEEVNDEGYTPLMEAAREGHEEMVALLLSQGANINAQTEETQETALTLACCGGFLEVADYLIKNGADIELGASTPLMEAAQEGHLDLVKFLLENNADVHAQTQTGDTALTYACENGHTEVAEVLLYYRAELEHESEGGRTPLMKACRAGHICTVKFLIAKGADVNRQTTNNDHTPLSLACAGGHQAVVELLLKSGADPFYKLKDNSTMLIEAAKGGHIGVVQLLLDYPHSMSNANQMPQTPTDVITNSQLMIYAEQQQKLQKQLPQPIQPIVLHQPKQQGAQQSTQQTHLAQNQQLVTAPPGLHDVPEAIRVSNHQILHQQQLQGKDDGQQQQQQMMAAAADVAGTNVILDSVKGGLTAPQTDSILAQMRMFQMQAGFTDGLAQGLALAQPSVVNQIVGNVVDGNQQMQQQQHIAPQPPNNVASGNQQITAKQKGLSRKGRPSVIPYDSNLTTSEAQQVRSQPLGEDENSIYVTTNLPTAEKKILEEFHKNTNLQVLCEGGVPSTLLPSSAYVDITTPSAQEINIGMLCGASGISLTSGTPILGRMPAGGPIQSAAVATFVAGGKATDNNTFLITTSSFPTSINQSVTTTTATSGTSAQASTAAIPSTTTSTQIIAPSEVSQNTAISDRPKVKPVSKKDGKGNIRKSGSVLQQNQMVSIYNNLPVIPSSEQNLQLLQQSLATLSLAQQQQQQQQPGAPQTLIQQQLANITQNIQQISHLQSVNRQMPPSSPGKQPIPPNLVPATSSTLPVSGDCGTESTSTLTSITQNLNNQNILGTSESDEQLNSQWNQKMWQMVAQLPNHPLQKIAQRFIADQLKSPTENQLTGGSGSGANCGLPTSPNNSSKNIANNNDYSVISRMMSEVMHDISSDLNPEFVQQHPQQDDSMMHPKSVHVNQQFLLQQNDGQQIEQGDSEDHLHMFSVDDSDAETIGDCEIYPALDESLESLNVDDVTNVATVTTIDGSKESICNYEWADYIDDAINALHSGTDIPVAIQQEMAANLNCPDLADAYAMGNLMGISSFCKTHWGNQWAPAGQPIEQPSTSQSMVSDDHRNQIMTFDHQLHQQIQQQLSVEQLQLLTQLQNQQNQSLSMIPTSSIDQQHLSNNITSLASSLALAQQPGQVQQSQLMTQLPATLDLQQQQNLSGDAQQQTKFVFNVDIEKQSPALQLLFQMPPQQQQQQQQQQMQQAAGSTIISSPIQQQFQQQQQQIIASQIAQTQTSGLLSGQGVDLQQSIQQVQLPSNLTILQPHQILSKAQQMQNCSQSSQAVATQTQQLPSGASMTAVTALAQQHQQNLNNIIPSPTLEGTVQTPTSAVPAVASSVAISTAVKTNGIVAGGGKKGSDKTSRKESKRYSVARQAPAGSQVGFNFDASGAAAQQQQQQCAVQGASPPDKTIDVDSETDSNHDTALTLACAGGHEDLVELLISRGANIEHRDKKGFTPLILAATAGHDKVVEALLKYGAEMEAQSERTKDTPLSLACSGGRYEVVELLLNIGANKEHRNVSDYTPLSLAASGGYVNIIKLLLSHGAEINSRTGSKLGISPLMLAAMNGHTQAVKLLLDMGSDINAQIETNRNTALTLACFQGRHEVVNLLLERKANVEHRAKTGLTPLMEAASGGYIDVGRVLLDKGADVNAAPVPSSRDTALTIAADKGHVKFVELLLYRGAAVEVKNKKGNSPLWLAANGGHLAVVEILYAHDADIDSQDNRKVSCLMAAFRKGHTKVVKWMVNHVTQFPSDQEMTRYISTVSDKELLDKCHECVKVIRAAKEAQAVKANKNASILLEELDMEKNREESRKAAAARRRERKKKKKLEKKEEKRKLNEPKNAQDDKDDDKDDESDGEKDESSPENVPPHDKEEGDSGIDANSQGSCSSADVKSSNLMEKQSKLTKAKKRKEKTATVQPQPSTSQPQIVRSKSPPPNPIDLVVKNKREESVIKSTKNPKDVAREMREQRDAKREIKQEGRREEIKMPEQAAKRSVEKENLAPREEFRSKNQRGEKKSEYASSLAASRESGGAQKSASQPIQPNGADGASGSRKVVYFPRHLSDHEIIESTSSSYSMKSGKNSSKSHSHDDSSKNSSSMKQAGKREEGWKEVVRKSSVQQQVSSLSEPSCKKIAVPTHAISRVIGRGGSNINAIRAATGAHIEVEKQSKSQCDRWITIKGSADATRQAHSLIGTLIKDPDVDILQILQKVNSNVKPVPPSPSIGPIGYWGEKPPTTTASSSYTASTSIATTSSSAVQIKTTSMAKQQIANSSKQIPASAASSVVTTKIMSSSASTANTSRTAQSKVYQSSHQQSRSGGAISSNAGNTSRSNPEILKRPVVSSAVSVSSGSNTTKTTMSFTGAIMSLKSTTTKNITPAMSMSGPPGTFASKLLTSQASDAKKVMTSSVTTIVTSTSTLMASSAAQQSAAPASVVQMSPKHHSVSANSQNLPAPFANTPQQAPPNVGVIGSNAKPPPFSQATIETATSSIGNANGPPRSITPIGPPIARNVTQSPLLQKQQALPVSSSMSDTSLAVGSAIHQSGNTGAGGSGSTASSIAAQLQTKISQLHGAQAHEYSLFNDNYGSQWESKQMYNNVAPLQADASKAPGYRGNTVSSPVSIKTSSQSITPPSTGHHLSVAPSTGNAATTLITTATGTAQSQTSQNLSGASVQVTPSAQVYDLSQSASSGGSGVSIIKPPTTQTIQPPPPSNLAVQRPIMSNMSQVSQHTKNFPSSLKNNSQSNNFLKVRPVGSQMDSYSSGVQAPVGSGAGARQNLFDNLQSQSSMNASGTSGSSASSSQHMLNYSQNSDASHPPPFQHLGLGAGNPLHMSRLNPRATVFSSMQQQQQQAPPQPQQQVSQASKSTQQQQQQHPNQFGNIFQQNQGTAGGAPGGGNSGGGSMSGQYSKMPPLASYNPTPGRPQSQPQPQTQQQQPGSQGQVNNNGRWYDLSHLPSPREILNMENGFTLNLGSPSSMSPNNPPQATTNGVLSNQTADDSRKMPRPIGTERASWKYGYNSNVVTQNQPPQMPMEMDNSGQMHPWIVDKQPWMMPMRNQYVPTDDLHPHDHFSHMQLDYHHAGGGNVGPTPQNMNLMQSLQYTPFMPHSADIGQLPDKIESWEPEKHGWKWTN